A genomic window from Vicia villosa cultivar HV-30 ecotype Madison, WI unplaced genomic scaffold, Vvil1.0 ctg.001013F_1_1, whole genome shotgun sequence includes:
- the LOC131632765 gene encoding uncharacterized protein LOC131632765: protein MVQKRPFDAEEMLEVSFKHPKHASPSDLVPLSESVFPEDDCYTHLPKTSEEGYAKGSSDCNDKLADETCDVLPSGTEESETSFPVMGVPASSWTANGISEEYHRSEQPIHLPLFPEYFSPERPLYFSPERPIRTLTRYEDIYSILLDQSPRKPVSIGANHQADVPPWVPKAANAVSDSNLTVCDADEAEKRMMGTCIVPMPQMESFTIDDEAGRKDCNCEYRGSIRCARQHIMEEREKLFKTFGVEKFNELGFADMGEQVADRWTIEDEHLFHKVVYNNPASSNKNFWNYLSIVFPSRSKKEIVSYYFNVFMLRKRAEQNSNPLLSADSDNDEYQGNDDHEDDDSVAEYPVCQDDTFVNNCNDNHLEDYEDDFVEDETCAVNGYGDQTKRNIDPVEMHHPNGSPHLNQHQDQSVCHDQYTSHNMGVASRETRVKSGNGDHWTSNYNGISNGYSQGYVLEPCDAPAWDSGFVSCSKNKMDFLPTCSMIEEVFGDGRRQDMRRGFMD, encoded by the exons ATGGTGCAGAAACGTCCTTTTGATGCTGAGGAGATGCTTGAGGTGTCCTTCAAGCACCCTAAACATGCAAGTCCCAGTGATCTTGTACCATTATCAGAATCtgtttttcctgaagatgatTGCTACACCCATTTACCAAAAACTTCAG AGGAAGGATATGCAAAAGGTAGTAGCGATTGTAATGACAAGCTTGCTGATGAAACTTGTGATGTACTGCCTAGTGGGACTGAGGAATCTGAAACAAGCTTTCCTGTGATGGGTGTTCCTGCTTCTTCTTGGACCGCCAATGGCATTTCTGAAGAGTATCACCGATCAGAACAGCCTATACATCTTCCTCTTTTTCCTGAGTACTTCAGTCCGGAACGGCCACTATATTTCAGTCCAGAACGACCCATAAGGACATTAACTCGCTACGAGGACATTTACTCCATACTCCTTGACCAATCTCCTCGCAAGCCTGTTTCAATTGGAGCTAATCATCAAGCTGATGTTCCCCCATGGGTGCCAAAAGCTGCTAATGCTGTCTCAGATTCAAACCTCACTGTTTGTGACGCTGATGAAGCTGAAAAAAGAATGATGGGGACTTGTATAGTCCCTATGCCTCAGATGGAGTCATTTACCATTGATGATGAAGCTGGAAGAAAAGATTGCAACTGCGAATATAGGGGATCTATAAGATGTGCAAGACAACATATaatggaagaaagagaaaaactaTTTAAAACCTTTGGGGTTGAGAAATTCAATGAATTGGGGTTTGCTGACATGGGAGAACAAGTTGCTGATAGGTGGACAATAGAGGATGAACATCTATTTCACAAGGTTGTCTATAATAATCCAGCATCATCCAACAAGAATTTCTGGAATTATCTTTCCATTGTATTTCCCTCACGAAGCAAAAAGGAGATAGTGAGTTACTACTTTAATGTCTTCATGCTTCGGAAGCGTGCAGAGCAGAACAGTAACCCCCTATTAAGTGCTGATAGCGATAATGATGAATATCAAGGTAATGATGATCATGAGGATGATGATTCTGTTGCGGAGTACCCTGTTTGTCAAGATGATACTTTTGTCAATAACTGCAATGATAATCATTTGGAGGATTATGAggatgattttgttgaagatgaaACTTGTGCTGTCAACGGATACGGAGATCAGACAAAGAGGAACATTGATCCTGTTGAGATGCATCACCCCAATGGTTCCCCTCATCTGAATCAACACCAGGATCAATCTGTTTGTCATGATCAATACACATCACATAACATGGGAGTTGCTTCACGGGAGACCAGAGTGAAGAGtggaaatggtgatcattggacCAGTAACTACAATGGAATAAGCAATGGTTATAGCCAAGGGTATGTGTTGGAGCCCTGTGATGCACCCGCATGGGATTCTGGCTTTGTATCTTGCTCTAAAAATAAGATGGACTTTTTACCAACATGTAGCATGATAGAAGAAGTTTTTGGAGATGGTCGAAGGCAAGACATGAGAAGAGGTTTCATGGATTGA